Genomic DNA from Azospirillum brasilense:
CGCCTCGGCGCTGCGCGGCATCGACTTCATCCAGGTGCCGACCACGCTGCTGAGCCAGGTGGACAGCTCGGTCGGCGGCAAGACCGGCATCAACAGCCCGCACGGCAAGAACCTGATCGGCGCCTTCCACCAGCCGCGTCTGGTCATCGCCGACACCGCCACGCTGGACACGCTGCCGCGGCGCGAGGTTCTGGCCGGCTACGCCGAGGTGGTGAAGTACGGGCTGATCCGCCTGCCCGGCTTCTTCGCCTGGCTGGAGGAGAACGGCGAGCGGGTGGTCGCCGGCGACAGCGACGCCCGCCGCCACGCCGTCACGGAGAGCTGCCGGGCCAAGGCCGCCATCGTCGGCGCGGACGAGCGGGAGAGCGGCGACCGCGCCCTGCTCAACCTCGGCCACACCTTCGGCCACGCGCTGGAGGCGGCGACGGGCTTCGGCTCCCGCCTGCTGCACGGCGAGGCGGTGTCGATCGGGATGGTGCTGGCCTTCGACCTGTCGGTGCGGCTGGGGCTCTGCCCGGCGGCGGACGCCGAGAAGGCGCGCGCCCATCTGGCCCGCGTCGGCCTGCCGGTCCGCCCCACCGACATTCCCGGCGTGGAATGGGATGTCGACGGGCTGATCCTGTCCATGGCCAAGGACAAGAAGGTGAAGGACGGACGCATCGCCTTCGTGCTGGTGCGCGCGCTGGGCGACGCCTTCACCCAGCGCGACGTCGATCCGGCGGTGGTCCGGTCGCTACTGGAGGATGCCGTCGCCGGCTGATGCGGTGCACCATAATCCCTTGACCGTTGGGGTGGCAAACTGTCAGAGTTAACGACAGTTCCGATTCGCGTCCAAGATGCGAGGAAAAGCCGCCCCAAAAAGGGAGACTGGACATGCCGAACCGCAAGCTCATCCCCGACGTCATCAAGGACCAGCAGCTCGTCTGCCTGCCACCGGACGCCAGCGTCCGGGACGCCGCCGTTCTGATGGCGGAACGCCGCGTCGCCGCTCTTATGGTCACGCAGGACCGGCCGCAGGGGGGCCGCTCGCTCAAGGGCATCTTCACCGAGCGCGACCTCGCGTCCCGCGTCGTCGCCGCGGGACGGGACCCGGCTGCCACCCGGCTCTCCGAGGTCATGACCACCTCCCCCGATACGCTGGGGCCGGACGCCCACGCCTACGAGGCGCTGGACCTGATGGAGCGCCACCACTACCGCCATCTGCCGGTCACCGCCGACGGCGAATCGGACGGGACGGTGATGGGCATCGTCTCCATCCGCGACCTGTTCGCCGTGGTCCGTGCCCATCTGGAGGACGAGATCCGCGACCGCGAGGCCTTCATCTTCGGGTCGAACTACTCCGCCAGCGTTCCCCCGTAATCACGAGGCGCGTAATGCTGCAATGCGGCGAAGCCGGCTTGACCTGAACGCTGGCCCCACCGATATTCCCGGGTACGCCCCAACAACCCGGCCGTCCGAATTAGGCCGAACGTCAGAGAGTCCCATGCCGCTGTCCGAGCCCGCCGCACGCGAACCGATCCACACCCGGGAAGTCACCTGCCGGGGCTATCGGCGGACCGACGGGCTGTGGGATGTCGAAGGCCATCTGACCGATGTGAAGAGCTACGCCTTCCACACCGAACAGCGCGGCCAGATCCTGCCCGGCGACCCGGTGCACGGCATGTGGATCCGCCTGACGGTGGACAACGACCTGACCGTCCACGCGGTCGAGGCGGTGACGGAGAAGAGCCCCTACCGCACCTGCGGCTCCGTCACCCCCAATTTCCAGCGGCTGGTCGGGCTGAAGATCGGGCCGGGCTGGACCCGCGCGGTGAAGGAGCGGCTGGGCGGCATCCAGGGCTGCACCCATCTGGTGGAGCTTCTGGGGCCGATCGCCACCACCGCCTTCCAGACCATCTATCCCATCCTGGCACGCGAGCAGGCCGAGAAGGCCCGGGCGTCCGGCGGCGGCGAGGCGGGCAGCAAGGAGGACATGCTGCGCACCAAGCGCCCGGTGCTGCTGAACACCTGCCACATCTTCGACAGCAACGGCGAGGTCGTGCGGAAGAACTGGCCCGACCACTACACCGGCGACCGCCCGCGCGACGCCGCGGACTGAGGCGGCGGCGGACGCCGCGGCGGGAACGATCTGCCCGGGACAATGGCAAAGGGCGCGTCCGATGGACGCGCCCCTTTCTTTTCCCGAGTCGGGCTTCTCCCGAACCGGGGCGGTCAAGCCGTCACGCGTCCAGCGCGGACCGCAAGTTCTCACTGGGCCCGATCGGCTTCGCCGGCGGCGGCAGGGCGTCCGCCGTGGTTCCGGCCCCGCTCTCCGGATGCTCCA
This window encodes:
- a CDS encoding DUF2889 domain-containing protein; amino-acid sequence: MPLSEPAAREPIHTREVTCRGYRRTDGLWDVEGHLTDVKSYAFHTEQRGQILPGDPVHGMWIRLTVDNDLTVHAVEAVTEKSPYRTCGSVTPNFQRLVGLKIGPGWTRAVKERLGGIQGCTHLVELLGPIATTAFQTIYPILAREQAEKARASGGGEAGSKEDMLRTKRPVLLNTCHIFDSNGEVVRKNWPDHYTGDRPRDAAD
- a CDS encoding CBS domain-containing protein — encoded protein: MPNRKLIPDVIKDQQLVCLPPDASVRDAAVLMAERRVAALMVTQDRPQGGRSLKGIFTERDLASRVVAAGRDPAATRLSEVMTTSPDTLGPDAHAYEALDLMERHHYRHLPVTADGESDGTVMGIVSIRDLFAVVRAHLEDEIRDREAFIFGSNYSASVPP
- the aroB gene encoding 3-dehydroquinate synthase: MTSPDPAMTSSDMPTATDTVRLDLGPRSYDILVGDRVLDGAGPRIAAITGGKAPIVVTDENVAPRHLPTLERTLRAAGIEPTQAIVLPAGEKTKDIAHFERLMDAVLARGIERSAVLLALGGGVIGDITGFAAASALRGIDFIQVPTTLLSQVDSSVGGKTGINSPHGKNLIGAFHQPRLVIADTATLDTLPRREVLAGYAEVVKYGLIRLPGFFAWLEENGERVVAGDSDARRHAVTESCRAKAAIVGADERESGDRALLNLGHTFGHALEAATGFGSRLLHGEAVSIGMVLAFDLSVRLGLCPAADAEKARAHLARVGLPVRPTDIPGVEWDVDGLILSMAKDKKVKDGRIAFVLVRALGDAFTQRDVDPAVVRSLLEDAVAG